One part of the Lytechinus pictus isolate F3 Inbred chromosome 3, Lp3.0, whole genome shotgun sequence genome encodes these proteins:
- the LOC129257219 gene encoding mucin-2-like gives MVKRTFILSAPPVRWVATIVGLILLVMSTNGFPGGAPVEACGNMMPVHMMATPQVNQNGLGITMTTVVMTDEEDDDATTVHVALMGNQPIRDFFKGFMIQARHVGGDRPIGRFVRIPAGQKGLDCSGVENSAVTHTNNDPKFWVSFAWKPLKKDDTTNFIFVATIVKSVNLFWTNITSEVLFPSVPTTPSGRGNPNENNTSTEPIPTTNSTANSTILFQNATTISTMSPLTDGSNVTTNLSLTTIAPVTDNSTTSPPSNTTTNDVTEYVSATTVSFNGSTVLSNVTTSVTTTQLSTDVMDNTTSATSTVDITTADIVNITESTRYTTVNTTNVSSNSSGLNVTTKEPTFTTTLNPENVTTTLNLDNVTTTLNPDTLPTISNPENVSTTLYSGNITTSDPENVTSTLNPDNATTTSNPENVTTSHPDNFITTINPENFTTTLNLDNVTTTLNPDTLPTTSNPENVSTTLYSGNITTSDPENVTSTLNPDNATTSSNPENVTTSNPDNLITTINPENFTTTLNLDNVTTTLNPDTLPTTSNPENVSTTLYSGNITTSDPENVTSTLNPDNATATSNPENVTTTSKPQNISTTSNPENVTTLNPDNATATSNPENVTTTSKPQNISTTLNPDNTTTSNPKNVTTTLNPGNVTTTLNPDNVTSTLNPGSVTTSSYSKNDTSTLNPDNVTTSSYFSTVNVTVPIDNMTTTQEPVLSTTIMTPTTDQTTQMTTDFSNSTTAINNGTDANVTSTTIAITSGNETTDENMTTTLPINTTSMSPTPDITVLTVTNDPFVTTSGNQSMTTMQNVTETVTETSTNSKETLPITAANTTEPFTNVSLTTSSSVTNDSFAPTNSMPIVTNVTETVTEASTTIMLNLSTSESASTSSPTTAEITSTNASSSDSMLTTNSTETMTSDSSLIPSTSVSTSKTTIVTTLSMLTMMTTSGTPATAPETTQQTTIQTTATLPTTQQNTADTTTIMLTTGNAVTSATTTVDQPTDPVTTQDAVTTTGSTVDLQRSTIPGATTTSQSPIVENNNEVYVRFRITGIDFTSALTQPSSRKYTNLEAEVVSTLEQVYSSTNNFRSAGVTRFLKGSVIPEVRLEFTSSLDDDLKNNVVGTLYNAVDESGGRLGNFSVDNVASIDENGYFQTVDACFILPCPSGAYCYVDPNDNQCWLTCDRNSAYCLNGGTCIPPDDGETIATCTCTNNYEGRRCEVAITTVAPTTDLQMRLVIILASICGIMALLFLILAIVLIWWCHRLKYTKRVIEEDPAQVAKWQNRARRSRARRDADSSGDETADGLSISGVAGMSYTLNRETQLPFRTEQGAKLPHNLVAIPDDIDTSSGSNFYFTDSDSDSEHFRPKIIEGGVSFPFFDGSGSIPDLLASAADYEMDVMQRMSSNKPLGTRGRSVSFSDIQQVISDDDRIGWENFTFGSEAADSNKNNNFQMRWDFQVGGKSDDADGKKDDGDDDDERNKGGGRGLLGETNA, from the exons ATGGTGAAACGGACCTTTATATTATCAGCCCCTCCTGTGCGATGGGTGGCTACGATTGTAGGTCTGATACTCCTTGTGATGTCGACCAACGGCTTTCCTGGTGGCGCACCTGTAGAAGCGTGTGGAAATATGATGCCTGTCCATATGATGGCAACACCTCAGGTTAACCAGAATGGACTTGGTATCACCATGACAACTGTTGTGATGACAGACGAAGAGGATGACGATGCTACTACCGTTCATG TGGCCTTGATGGGAAACCAACCAATTAGAGATTTCTTTAAAGGATTCATGATTCAAGCTCGTCATGTTGGAGGTGACAGACCTATCGGGAGATTTGTAAGGATACCTGCGGGACAGAAAGGACTCGACTGTTCCGGTGTAGAGAACTCGGCCGTCACGCATACCAATAACGATCCAAAGTTTTGGGTATCATTTGCTTGGAAGCCGTTGAAGAAAGATGACACCACGAACTTCATATTCGT TGCCACCATAGTAAAGTCTGTCAACCTCTTTTGGACGAACATAACATCTGAAGTTTTGTTTCCTTCAGTCCCGACAACACCGTCTGGGAGGGGTAATCCTAACGAAAACAACACATCTACGGAACCAATTCCTACGACAAACAGTACTGCTAACTCTACTATATTGTTCCAGAACGCTACTACGATATCAACGATGTCACCATTAACGGATGGGTCTAACGTGACAACAAATCTATCTCTTACCACTATAGCCCCGGTCACTGACAATAGCACTACCTCCCCTCCATCTAATACTACCACAAATGATGTGACCGAATATGTTAGCGCAACAACTGTTTCTTTTAATGGTTCAACAGTATTAAGCAATGTTACTACTAGTGTAACAACTACTCAGTTATCAACTGATGTCATGGATAATACCACGTCAGCCACCTCCACTGTGGACATCACCACTGCGGATATCGTAAATATAACTGAATCGACTCGTTATACAACGGTTAATACAACCAACGTATCCAGTAACTCATCAGGATTGAATGTTACGACTAAAGAACCAACTTTTACTACGACATTGAATCCTGAGAATGTTACTACGACATTAAATCTTGATAATGTTACAACAACGTTGAATCCCGATACTTTACCTACGATATCAAATCCCGAGAATGTTTCTACGACATTATATTCTGGTAATATCACTACATCAGATCCCGAGAATGTTACTTCGACATTAAATCCAGATAATGCAACTACGACATCAAATCCAGAGAATGTAACTACATCACATCCCGATAATTTCATCACGACAATAAATCCCGAAAATTTTACTACGACATTAAATCTTGATAATGTTACTACAACGTTGAATCCCGATACTTTACCTACGACATCAAATCCCGAGAATGTTTCTACGACATTATATTCTGGTAATATCACTACATCAGATCCCGAGAATGTTACTTCGACATTAAATCCAGATAATGCAACTACGTCATCAAATCCAGAGAATGTAACTACATCAAATCCCGATAATTTAATCACGACAATAAATCCCGAAAATTTTACTACGACATTAAATCTTGATAATGTTACTACAACGTTGAATCCCGATACTTTACCTACGACATCAAATCCCGAGAATGTTTCTACGACATTATATTCTGGTAATATCACTACATCAGATCCCGAGAATGTTACTTCGACATTAAATCCAGATAATGCAACTGCGACATCAAATCCAGAGAATGTAACTACGACATCAAAACCCCAAAATATATCTACGACATCAAATCCTGAGAATGTAACTACATTAAATCCAGATAATGCAACTGCGACATCAAATCCAGAGAATGTAACTACGACATCAAAACCCCAAAATATCTCTACGACATTAAATCCCGATAATACAACTACATCAAATCCCAAGAATGTTACTACGACATTAAATCCCGGGAATGTAACCACGACATTAAATCCTGATAATGTAACTTCGACATTGAATCCTGGAAGTGTTACGACCTCGTCTTATAGTAAGAATGATACTTCGACATTAAATCCCGATAATGTCACAACGTCTTCTTACTTTTCCACAGTCAATGTAACAGTACCAATTGATAACATGACTACAACTCAAGAGCCTGTCCTATCGACAACTATCATGACTCCCACTACTGATCAAACAACTCAAATGACCACAGATTTTTCTAATAGTACAACAGCCATTAATAACGGAACAGATGCAAATGTGACGTCCACAACAATAGCTATAACCTCAGGAAATGAAACGACTGATGAAAATATGACAACAACGTTACCGATTAATACAACATCAATGTCGCCAACTCCGGATATAACAGTTCTGACTGTCACAAATGATCCATTTGTAACAACGAGTGGAAATCAGTCAATGACCACGATGCAAAACGTAACGGAAACGGTAACAGAAACAAGCACCAATTCAAAAGAAACATTACCGATTACAGCAGCAAATACAACAGAGCCATTTACAAATGTTTCATTGACtacatcatcatctgtaacaAATGACTCATTTGCACCTACCAATAGCATGCCCATTGTGACAAACGTTACAGAAACTGTGACAGAAGCTAGTACAACTATAATGTTGAATCTGTCAACATCTGAAAGCGCTTCGACATCAAGTCCAACGACAGCTGAGATAACATCCACAAATGCATCCTCCTCTGATTCAATGTTAACTACAAATTCAACAGAAACCATGACCTCAGATTCGAGTTTAATTCCTTCGACGTCAGTGTCAACAAGCAAGACAACGATTGTCACTACACTTTCAATGTTGACAATGATGACGACATCAGGAACACCAGCAACAGCACCCGAAACCACTCAACAAACTACAATACAGACCACCGCAACACTCCCAACAACTCAACAAAATACAGCTGATACTACTACGATCATGTTAACAACTGGAAATGCGGTGACATCTGCAACTACAACGGTTGACCAGCCAACAGACCCAGTGACTACTCAAGATGCAGTCACGACCACAGGTAGCACTGTTGATTTGCAGAGATCTACCATCCCCGGTGCAACTACCACGTCTCAATCACCGATAGTTG AAAACAACAATGAGGTATACGTTCGCTTTAGAATTACTGGAATAGATTTTACCAGTGCATTGACTCAACCTTCATCTCGAAAATACACCAACCTTGAAGCAGAAGTCGTTTCAACT TTGGAACAAGTCTACAGTTCAACCAACAATTTCAGGAGTGCTGGCGTCACAAGATTTTT GAAAGGAAGCGTCATTCCTGAGGTAAGGTTAGAGTTTACATCTTCTCTGGATGACGATTTGAAGAACAATGTCGTCGGTACACTTTACAACGCGGTCGATGAGTCTGGCGGCAGGCTGGGAAACTTTTCCGTCGACAACGTCGCTTCCATCGATGAAAATG GTTATTTCCAGACAGTAGACGCATGTTTTATTCTTCCATGTCCATCGGGTGCATACTGCTATGTAGATCCTAATGACAATCAATGTTGGTTAACATGTGATAGAAACTCGGCCTATTGTCTCAATGGAGGGACCTGTATCCCACCTGATGATGGAGAGACCATTGCAACATGCAC ATGTACCAACAACTATGAAGGCAGAAGATGCGAGGTTGCGATAACCACAGTTGCTCCAACAACTGATTTAc AAATGAGACTGGTAATAATCTTAGCATCTATCTGTGGAATTATGGCCCTTCTTTTCCTCATCCTGGCAATCGTTCTCATCTGGTGGTGTCACAGACTTAAATATACGAAAAG AGTGATAGAAGAAGACCCTGCTCAGGTGGCCAAATGGCAGAACAGAGCGCGTCGATCGAGAGCCAGGCGTGATGCCGACTCCAGTGGTGACGAGACGGCAGATGGACTCTCAATCTCAGGGGTGGCTGGAATGAGTTATACACTGAACAGAGAAACGCAGCTCCCCTTCAGGACTGAACAAGGTGCCAAATTGCCTCATAACTTAGTCGCTATCCCTGATGACATTGACACGAGTAGCGGGAGCAATTTTTACTTTACCGACTCGGACTCCGATTCGGAACATTTCCGTCCTAAAATCATTGAAGGTGGAGTGAGTTTTCCATTTTTCGATGGAAGTGGAAGTATCCCTGATCTGCTGGCATCAGCAGCTGACTATGAGATGGATGTGATGCAGCGGATGTCATCCAACAAGCCGTTGGGTACCAGAGGAAGGTCTGTCAGTTTCAGCGACATTCAGCAAGTGATTTCAGATGACGATCGCATCGGGTGGGAGAACTTTACCTTCGGCAGTGAGGCAGCGGACagtaacaaaaacaacaactttcAAATGCGCTGGGACTTTCAGGTTGGAGGAAAGTCTGATGATGCCGATGGTAAaaaggatgatggtgatgatgacgacgagcGCAATAAAGGTGGTGGTCGAGGTCTTCTCGGTGAGACGAATGCATGA